From a single Capsicum annuum cultivar UCD-10X-F1 chromosome 12, UCD10Xv1.1, whole genome shotgun sequence genomic region:
- the LOC107850966 gene encoding kinase-interacting protein 1 isoform X1 — protein MLQRAATNAYSWWAASHIRTKQSKWLEQSLQDMEEKVEDVIKLIEEDGDSFAKRAEMYYKKRPELINFVEESYRAYRALAERYDKLSRELQSANSTIATLFPEQIQLAMDEEDDYGTPKIPKSFPQTPKTGANIPSVPPKAPVKDMKGLLKTGTKQFLGKKSTNKAKDSNKDAPKSGLTKDEALEEIDKLQREILSLQTVKEFVKSSYQSGIAKTMEIEHQIIEKHQKICSLEDEFGEARVIEDDEARTLMAEAALKSCQETLAQLQEKQDQSTKDAKEEFKKIEEARKKLKYFRQKYLGDPSDESEPDEKDDESGVVTDESSQCTSQEVGEQIDSLSMHGKINDQFDASSMSSLTVTQLAAKIDELVSKVVSLEAAVSTQTVLIERLRTEAGGLHSQVQTLEDDKKAIPMEDTHNLNVRVTAIEEKLKGIQDLNKDVENQNSSLKTHFAEAHTSLGQLSFKLTSVKSDEEVDETESSQDEEETLADIRSLKETEKRKDHVTASEVKKEQDPGTAISDKEVHEVTKPPKKHVEILKPTSAEKAEDKVSSQSENSGHNEPKIQEEEEKDDDLTWQQMLLTGLEDKEKILLTEYTTILRNYKELKRKLIEMEKKERDTEFEVTLQIRELKSAIMKKDAEIESLRLKLSLVQGNASESSDSKEEKQQDLNPSDDRSLKPEDSAEGVDNDEQDAKIILIDQRSSLSPVEEKLRMGIDALLDENLDFWLRFSSAFHQIQKFKTTAQDLQDEISTLRDKETKEDSSKTDLKSEIRPIYKHLREIQNELTVWLEQSLSLKDELKRRFSSLCSIQEEITKALKDGVEEDEIKFSSHQAAKFQGEVLNMKQENNKVREELEAGVEHVTTLQVDVEKTLRKLDQEFDVSGGQPQLTNSASRSRIPLRAFIFGAKVKKSKRSFFHSNRKYQVLKGGVPL, from the exons ATGTTGCAAAGAGCTGCAACTAATGCTTATTCATGGTGGGCTGCTAGCCATATTAGAACCAAACAATCTAAATGGCTTGAACAAAGCCTTCAAg ATATGGAAGAGAAGGTGGAAGATGTGATCAAGCTCATTGAAGAAGATGGAGATTCATTTGCCAAAAGAGCAGAAATGTACTACAAGAAAAGGCCAGAGCTAATAAACTTTGTGGAAGAATCTTATCGTGCCTATCGAGCATTGGCTGAACGATATGACAAGTTGTCAAGGGAGTTGCAGAGTGCCAACAGCACCATTGCAACACTTTTTCCAGAACAAATTCAGCTCGCGatggatgaagaagatgattATGGTACCCCAAAGATACCGAAAAGTTTCCCACAAACACCAAAAACTGGAGCAAATATACCAAGTGTACCTCCAAAGGCTCCTGTTAAAGACATGAAAGGTCTGTTGAAAACAGGCACAAAGCAATTTCTAGGCAAGAAATCAACTAACAAGGCAAAAGATTCAAATAAAGATGCACCAAAATCTGGTTTGACAAAAGACGAGGCGCTTGAAGAGATTGACAAGCTCCAGAGAGAGATATTGTCTCTGCAAACTGTGAAAGAGTTCGTGAAAAGCTCTTACCAGAGTGGGATAGCGAAGACCATGGAAATCGAGCACCAGATTATTGAGAAGCATCAGAAGATTTGCAGTTTGGAGGATGAATTCGGTGAGGCTCGGGTTATTGAGGATGATGAGGCGAGGACCTTGATGGCCGAAGCAGCACTAAAATCGTGTCAAGAAACGTTGGCTCAGCTCCAGGAGAAACAAGATCAGTCGACCAAAGATGCAAAAGAGGAGTTCAAGAAGATCGAAGAAGCTCGTAAGAAACTTAAGTATTTCAGGCAAAAGTACTTAGGGGATCCTTCTGATGAATCAGAACCAGATGAAAAAGATGACGAATCTGGTGTGGTAACAGATGAATCATCTCAATGCACGAGCCAAGAAGTCGGTGAGCAAATAGATTCGTTGTCAATGCATGGCAAGATCAACGATCAATTCGATGCAAGCTCTATGTCCTCTCTAACGGTGACACAATTGGCAGCGAAGATTGATGAGCTTGTGAGTAAGGTGGTCAGCTTAGAAGCAGCGGTTTCAACTCAAACTGTTCTAATTGAGAGACTACGAACAGAAGCCGGCGGACTTCACTCACAAGTTCAGACTTTGGAAGACGATAAGAAAGCTATTCCGATGGAGGACACACACAATCTGAACGTTAGAGTGACTGCGATAGAGGAAAAGTTGAAGGGTATTCAGGATCTAAACAAAGATGTCGAAAATCAAAACAGCAGCCTTAAGACTCACTTTGCTGAAGCTCATACCAGTCTTGGCCAGTTATCGTTCAAATTGACGAGTGTGAAATCAGATGAAGAGGTTGATGAGACGGAATCATCTCAAGATGAAGAGGAGACTCTTGCTGATATCAGGTCACTAAAAGAGACAGAAAAGAGGAAAGACCATGTTACCGCAAGTGAGGTCAAGAAAGAACAAGATCCCGGTACAGCTATTAGTGATAAAGAAGTCCACGAAGTTACAAAACCCCCAAAGAAACACGTCGAAATTCTGAAGCCAACATCAGCTGAAAAAGCTGAAGATAAAGTCTCATCTCAGTCTGAAAATAGCGGTCATAATGAGCCAAAAATACaggaagaagaggagaaagaCGATGACCTTACATGGCAGCAAATGCTGTTGACTGGTTTGGAGGATAAAGAAAAGATCCTCTTAACAGAATATACAACAATTCTCAGGAATTACAAGGAATTAAAGAGGAAGCTGATTGAAatggagaagaaagaaagagacaCGGAATTCGAAGTCACATTGCAGATAAGAGAGCTTAAAAGTGCTATTATGAAGAAGGATGCAGAGATAGAAAGTTTACGTCTAAAGTTGAGTCTTGTTCAAGGAAATGCTTCTGAAAGTTCCGATTCAAAAGAAGAAAAGCAGCAAGATCTCAATCCTTCTGATGATCGAAGCTTAAAACCTGAGGACTCGGCTGAAGGGGTAGACAACGATGAACAGGATGCCAAGATCATTTTGATTGATCAACGTTCATCCCTCTCGCCAGTTGAAGAGAAACTCCGGATGGGCATTGATGCATTGCTAGACGAAAACTTGGATTTCTGGCTAAGATTTAGCTCAGCATTTCATcagattcaaaagttcaagacCACCGCCCAAGATTTGCAGGACGAAATCTCAACACTACGAGACAAAGAAACAAAAGAGGACAGCTCCAAAACAGACCTGAAATCAGAAATCAGGCCTATATATAAACACCTCAGGGAGATTCAGAATGAGCTAACAGTCTGGTTAGAACAAAGCTTGTCACTAAAAGATGAACTGAAACGTAGGTTCTCGTCTTTATGCAGCATTCAAGAGGAAATTACGAAAGCACTAAAGGACGGAGTTGAAGAAGATGAAATCAAATTCAGCAGCCACCAAGCTGCAAAGTTCCAAGGCGAAGTTTTGAACATGAAACAAGAAAACAACAAGGTAAGAGAGGAACTGGAAGCTGGTGTAGAGCATGTAACTACACTTCAAGTAGACGTTGAGAAGACATTAAGGAAACTGGATCAGGAGTTTGATGTCAGTGGAGGTCAACCACAATTGACAAACTCAGCAAGTAGGTCAAGGATACCTTTACGAGCTTTCATCTTTGGAGCGAAAGTAAAGAAGTCCAAGCGCTCGTTTTTTCATAGCAATAGGAAATACCAGGTCCTGAAAGGCGGAGTACCTTTATAG
- the LOC107850966 gene encoding kinase-interacting protein 1 isoform X2 → MEEKVEDVIKLIEEDGDSFAKRAEMYYKKRPELINFVEESYRAYRALAERYDKLSRELQSANSTIATLFPEQIQLAMDEEDDYGTPKIPKSFPQTPKTGANIPSVPPKAPVKDMKGLLKTGTKQFLGKKSTNKAKDSNKDAPKSGLTKDEALEEIDKLQREILSLQTVKEFVKSSYQSGIAKTMEIEHQIIEKHQKICSLEDEFGEARVIEDDEARTLMAEAALKSCQETLAQLQEKQDQSTKDAKEEFKKIEEARKKLKYFRQKYLGDPSDESEPDEKDDESGVVTDESSQCTSQEVGEQIDSLSMHGKINDQFDASSMSSLTVTQLAAKIDELVSKVVSLEAAVSTQTVLIERLRTEAGGLHSQVQTLEDDKKAIPMEDTHNLNVRVTAIEEKLKGIQDLNKDVENQNSSLKTHFAEAHTSLGQLSFKLTSVKSDEEVDETESSQDEEETLADIRSLKETEKRKDHVTASEVKKEQDPGTAISDKEVHEVTKPPKKHVEILKPTSAEKAEDKVSSQSENSGHNEPKIQEEEEKDDDLTWQQMLLTGLEDKEKILLTEYTTILRNYKELKRKLIEMEKKERDTEFEVTLQIRELKSAIMKKDAEIESLRLKLSLVQGNASESSDSKEEKQQDLNPSDDRSLKPEDSAEGVDNDEQDAKIILIDQRSSLSPVEEKLRMGIDALLDENLDFWLRFSSAFHQIQKFKTTAQDLQDEISTLRDKETKEDSSKTDLKSEIRPIYKHLREIQNELTVWLEQSLSLKDELKRRFSSLCSIQEEITKALKDGVEEDEIKFSSHQAAKFQGEVLNMKQENNKVREELEAGVEHVTTLQVDVEKTLRKLDQEFDVSGGQPQLTNSASRSRIPLRAFIFGAKVKKSKRSFFHSNRKYQVLKGGVPL, encoded by the coding sequence ATGGAAGAGAAGGTGGAAGATGTGATCAAGCTCATTGAAGAAGATGGAGATTCATTTGCCAAAAGAGCAGAAATGTACTACAAGAAAAGGCCAGAGCTAATAAACTTTGTGGAAGAATCTTATCGTGCCTATCGAGCATTGGCTGAACGATATGACAAGTTGTCAAGGGAGTTGCAGAGTGCCAACAGCACCATTGCAACACTTTTTCCAGAACAAATTCAGCTCGCGatggatgaagaagatgattATGGTACCCCAAAGATACCGAAAAGTTTCCCACAAACACCAAAAACTGGAGCAAATATACCAAGTGTACCTCCAAAGGCTCCTGTTAAAGACATGAAAGGTCTGTTGAAAACAGGCACAAAGCAATTTCTAGGCAAGAAATCAACTAACAAGGCAAAAGATTCAAATAAAGATGCACCAAAATCTGGTTTGACAAAAGACGAGGCGCTTGAAGAGATTGACAAGCTCCAGAGAGAGATATTGTCTCTGCAAACTGTGAAAGAGTTCGTGAAAAGCTCTTACCAGAGTGGGATAGCGAAGACCATGGAAATCGAGCACCAGATTATTGAGAAGCATCAGAAGATTTGCAGTTTGGAGGATGAATTCGGTGAGGCTCGGGTTATTGAGGATGATGAGGCGAGGACCTTGATGGCCGAAGCAGCACTAAAATCGTGTCAAGAAACGTTGGCTCAGCTCCAGGAGAAACAAGATCAGTCGACCAAAGATGCAAAAGAGGAGTTCAAGAAGATCGAAGAAGCTCGTAAGAAACTTAAGTATTTCAGGCAAAAGTACTTAGGGGATCCTTCTGATGAATCAGAACCAGATGAAAAAGATGACGAATCTGGTGTGGTAACAGATGAATCATCTCAATGCACGAGCCAAGAAGTCGGTGAGCAAATAGATTCGTTGTCAATGCATGGCAAGATCAACGATCAATTCGATGCAAGCTCTATGTCCTCTCTAACGGTGACACAATTGGCAGCGAAGATTGATGAGCTTGTGAGTAAGGTGGTCAGCTTAGAAGCAGCGGTTTCAACTCAAACTGTTCTAATTGAGAGACTACGAACAGAAGCCGGCGGACTTCACTCACAAGTTCAGACTTTGGAAGACGATAAGAAAGCTATTCCGATGGAGGACACACACAATCTGAACGTTAGAGTGACTGCGATAGAGGAAAAGTTGAAGGGTATTCAGGATCTAAACAAAGATGTCGAAAATCAAAACAGCAGCCTTAAGACTCACTTTGCTGAAGCTCATACCAGTCTTGGCCAGTTATCGTTCAAATTGACGAGTGTGAAATCAGATGAAGAGGTTGATGAGACGGAATCATCTCAAGATGAAGAGGAGACTCTTGCTGATATCAGGTCACTAAAAGAGACAGAAAAGAGGAAAGACCATGTTACCGCAAGTGAGGTCAAGAAAGAACAAGATCCCGGTACAGCTATTAGTGATAAAGAAGTCCACGAAGTTACAAAACCCCCAAAGAAACACGTCGAAATTCTGAAGCCAACATCAGCTGAAAAAGCTGAAGATAAAGTCTCATCTCAGTCTGAAAATAGCGGTCATAATGAGCCAAAAATACaggaagaagaggagaaagaCGATGACCTTACATGGCAGCAAATGCTGTTGACTGGTTTGGAGGATAAAGAAAAGATCCTCTTAACAGAATATACAACAATTCTCAGGAATTACAAGGAATTAAAGAGGAAGCTGATTGAAatggagaagaaagaaagagacaCGGAATTCGAAGTCACATTGCAGATAAGAGAGCTTAAAAGTGCTATTATGAAGAAGGATGCAGAGATAGAAAGTTTACGTCTAAAGTTGAGTCTTGTTCAAGGAAATGCTTCTGAAAGTTCCGATTCAAAAGAAGAAAAGCAGCAAGATCTCAATCCTTCTGATGATCGAAGCTTAAAACCTGAGGACTCGGCTGAAGGGGTAGACAACGATGAACAGGATGCCAAGATCATTTTGATTGATCAACGTTCATCCCTCTCGCCAGTTGAAGAGAAACTCCGGATGGGCATTGATGCATTGCTAGACGAAAACTTGGATTTCTGGCTAAGATTTAGCTCAGCATTTCATcagattcaaaagttcaagacCACCGCCCAAGATTTGCAGGACGAAATCTCAACACTACGAGACAAAGAAACAAAAGAGGACAGCTCCAAAACAGACCTGAAATCAGAAATCAGGCCTATATATAAACACCTCAGGGAGATTCAGAATGAGCTAACAGTCTGGTTAGAACAAAGCTTGTCACTAAAAGATGAACTGAAACGTAGGTTCTCGTCTTTATGCAGCATTCAAGAGGAAATTACGAAAGCACTAAAGGACGGAGTTGAAGAAGATGAAATCAAATTCAGCAGCCACCAAGCTGCAAAGTTCCAAGGCGAAGTTTTGAACATGAAACAAGAAAACAACAAGGTAAGAGAGGAACTGGAAGCTGGTGTAGAGCATGTAACTACACTTCAAGTAGACGTTGAGAAGACATTAAGGAAACTGGATCAGGAGTTTGATGTCAGTGGAGGTCAACCACAATTGACAAACTCAGCAAGTAGGTCAAGGATACCTTTACGAGCTTTCATCTTTGGAGCGAAAGTAAAGAAGTCCAAGCGCTCGTTTTTTCATAGCAATAGGAAATACCAGGTCCTGAAAGGCGGAGTACCTTTATAG